One window of Mesorhizobium loti R88b genomic DNA carries:
- a CDS encoding type 1 glutamine amidotransferase yields MRVLVVQNYDNTGLGQVGAALAEAGADLDVRLPYKGDPLPDDAAGHDAMVVLGGGQNALADDEYPYFPALLELTRDFADKDRAVLGICLGSQLVARAFGGENRIGGANEFGWQGVSLTSDAKADPVLAELPEKFPIFQWHDDTFVLPQNAVRLAGNDVAENQAFRVGRAVYGFQFHFEADRPMVKDWSTSFAPTIAARHPDWAGRLDGEMARNGADADAAGLAIARAWVATI; encoded by the coding sequence ATGCGGGTGCTGGTGGTCCAGAACTACGACAATACCGGCCTCGGCCAGGTTGGTGCCGCCCTTGCGGAAGCCGGTGCCGATCTCGACGTGCGCTTGCCCTACAAGGGCGATCCGCTGCCGGACGACGCGGCCGGGCACGATGCCATGGTGGTGCTCGGCGGTGGCCAGAACGCTTTGGCCGACGACGAATACCCCTATTTCCCGGCGCTGCTCGAACTGACCCGTGATTTCGCCGACAAGGACCGTGCCGTGCTCGGTATCTGTCTCGGCAGCCAGCTCGTCGCCCGCGCCTTTGGTGGCGAGAACCGCATCGGCGGCGCCAATGAGTTCGGCTGGCAGGGTGTGTCGCTGACATCGGATGCCAAGGCCGATCCGGTGCTGGCCGAACTGCCGGAAAAATTCCCGATCTTCCAGTGGCACGACGACACATTCGTGCTGCCGCAAAACGCCGTGCGGCTCGCCGGCAATGACGTCGCCGAAAACCAGGCGTTTCGTGTCGGTCGCGCCGTCTATGGTTTCCAGTTCCATTTCGAGGCCGACCGGCCGATGGTGAAGGACTGGAGTACTTCCTTCGCGCCGACCATCGCCGCGCGCCATCCCGACTGGGCTGGCAGGCTAGACGGTGAGATGGCCCGCAACGGCGCCGACGCCGATGCCGCCGGCCTCGCCATTGCCCGCGCCTGGGTAGCCACGATCTAA
- a CDS encoding 16S rRNA (uracil(1498)-N(3))-methyltransferase — protein MRANYKMQRLFVPDDLRPDAEFDADQQQSHYLQHVLRLGEGAEILLFNGRDGEWSAAIAAKSKKAVKLRVLAPQRPQPPLPDLIYCFAPLKQGRLDYLVQKAVEMGAGVLQPVITQHTQVAKPSIERLRANVVEAAEQCGILAVPEVREAEKFERLLTGWDKERRLVFCDEDASTNNPLPALQALKEKKLGLLVGPEGGFSDEERKMLRALPFVTAIPLGPRILRADTAAVAALAVMQATVGDW, from the coding sequence ATGCGCGCCAATTACAAGATGCAACGCCTGTTCGTGCCCGACGACCTGCGGCCGGATGCCGAGTTCGACGCCGACCAGCAGCAGAGCCATTACCTGCAGCATGTGCTGCGACTTGGCGAGGGTGCCGAGATCTTGCTGTTCAATGGCCGCGACGGCGAATGGTCCGCGGCCATCGCGGCGAAATCGAAGAAAGCGGTCAAGCTCAGGGTGCTGGCGCCGCAGCGGCCGCAGCCGCCGCTGCCCGACCTCATCTATTGTTTCGCCCCGCTGAAGCAGGGGCGGCTCGACTATCTCGTGCAGAAGGCGGTCGAGATGGGCGCCGGTGTCCTGCAGCCGGTGATCACCCAGCATACGCAAGTGGCCAAGCCATCTATCGAGCGCCTGCGCGCCAATGTCGTCGAGGCGGCCGAGCAATGCGGCATCCTGGCGGTGCCCGAGGTTCGTGAGGCGGAAAAGTTCGAGCGCCTGCTGACCGGCTGGGACAAGGAACGACGGCTGGTCTTCTGCGATGAGGATGCCTCAACCAACAATCCGCTGCCTGCCTTGCAAGCGTTAAAAGAAAAGAAGCTCGGGCTGCTGGTCGGGCCCGAGGGCGGCTTCTCCGACGAGGAACGCAAGATGCTGCGCGCCCTGCCCTTCGTGACCGCCATTCCGCTCGGCCCACGCATCCTGCGCGCCGACACGGCGGCCGTGGCGGCACTTGCGGTGATGCAGGCAACTGTCGGAGACTGGTAG
- a CDS encoding glutamate--cysteine ligase: MARDTTDFRPIEDFDELVEHLAEGNKPRDKWRIGTEHEKFPFYVDGNAPVPYGGERGIRAILEGMQHKLGWDPIMDDGRIIGLVEPTGQGAISLEPGGQFELSGAPLETIHQTCREGNAHLAQVREIAEPMGIRFLGLGGSPKWSLAETPKMPKSRYEIMTRYMPKVGTKGLDMMYRTCTIQVNLDFESEADMRRKMQVSLKLQPLSTALFANSPFTESHPNGLQSWRGDIWRDTDNQRSGLLEFCFSPDFGFADYVEWALDVPMYFVIRDGRYHDMTHITFRQFMAGAARNEVPDGLPTMGDWANHLSTLFPDVRLKRFLEMRGADGGPWRRICALPAFWVGLLYDEAALDAAEALTSSWTYEETLAMRNAVPELGISAPFRNTTLREIARDVMAISRTGLKNRGRKNRDGYDETSFLNTLDEVVARGTTSAEEMLSAYHTRWGGSIEPVFMEYAY; encoded by the coding sequence ATGGCGCGCGATACTACCGATTTCCGGCCAATTGAAGACTTTGACGAACTCGTCGAGCACCTGGCCGAAGGCAACAAACCGCGCGACAAGTGGCGCATCGGCACCGAACACGAGAAATTTCCCTTCTACGTCGATGGCAACGCTCCGGTGCCCTATGGCGGCGAACGCGGCATCCGCGCCATCCTCGAAGGCATGCAGCACAAGCTCGGCTGGGATCCGATCATGGACGATGGCCGCATCATCGGCCTGGTCGAGCCGACCGGCCAGGGCGCGATTTCGCTGGAGCCCGGCGGCCAGTTCGAGCTGTCCGGCGCGCCGCTGGAGACGATCCACCAGACCTGCCGCGAGGGCAATGCGCATCTGGCGCAGGTGCGCGAGATTGCCGAGCCGATGGGCATCCGTTTCCTTGGCCTTGGCGGCAGCCCGAAATGGTCGTTGGCCGAAACACCGAAAATGCCGAAGTCGCGCTACGAGATCATGACGCGCTACATGCCCAAGGTCGGCACCAAAGGCCTCGACATGATGTATCGCACCTGCACGATCCAGGTGAACCTCGACTTCGAGAGCGAGGCCGACATGCGCCGCAAGATGCAGGTGTCGCTGAAGCTGCAGCCGCTGTCGACGGCGCTGTTCGCCAATTCGCCCTTCACCGAGAGCCACCCGAACGGGCTGCAGAGCTGGCGCGGCGACATCTGGCGCGACACCGACAACCAGCGCTCGGGCCTGCTCGAATTCTGCTTCTCGCCCGATTTCGGTTTTGCCGACTATGTCGAATGGGCGCTCGACGTGCCGATGTATTTCGTCATCCGCGACGGCCGCTATCACGACATGACGCACATCACCTTCCGGCAGTTCATGGCCGGGGCCGCGCGCAATGAAGTGCCGGACGGGCTGCCGACGATGGGCGACTGGGCGAACCATCTCTCGACCCTGTTCCCCGACGTGCGACTGAAGCGGTTCCTGGAAATGCGTGGCGCCGATGGCGGGCCATGGCGGCGCATCTGCGCGTTACCGGCGTTCTGGGTCGGGCTGCTCTATGACGAGGCGGCCCTCGATGCGGCCGAGGCGTTGACCTCGAGCTGGACGTATGAAGAAACGCTGGCGATGCGCAACGCGGTGCCGGAACTCGGCATCTCCGCGCCCTTCCGCAACACGACGCTGCGCGAGATCGCGCGCGACGTCATGGCCATTTCGCGCACGGGGCTGAAAAATCGTGGCCGTAAGAACCGCGATGGCTATGACGAGACCTCATTCCTCAACACCTTGGACGAAGTGGTGGCGCGCGGCACCACCAGCGCCGAGGAGATGCTTTCGGCCTACCACACGCGCTGGGGTGGCTCGATCGAGCCGGTGTTCATGGAATACGCCTATTAG
- a CDS encoding DUF937 domain-containing protein, with protein MPTLFDMLTQAQNGNGMQALAQQYGLSMQQTQAAVAALLPAFSQGLQRNTADPYGLGAFMTAMASGQHAKYFEDATRAFSPQGVDEGNGILGHLFGSKDLSRAVASQAAQASGVSQQVLQQMLPAIASMVMGGLFKQTTGQMHAAGGFGGGNNPLGEIIEQMMRQGGMQAPAPQQRQAPPQSPMDNPLGKVLQDMFGGGSPQPQSQPQPSPNPYGDNPLGKVLQDMFGGGAPQPQGQAQPQPQQTQSPYGDNPLGKIFEEMLRGGGGFGMPGGQPAPQPQAPRQPQAPQPQAPQPQTNPSGRPRNPFDDIFGKMFETGAQQRDEYQKGVETIFDQFKRDMDRR; from the coding sequence ATGCCTACCTTGTTCGACATGCTGACGCAGGCCCAGAACGGCAACGGCATGCAGGCGCTTGCCCAACAATACGGGCTTTCGATGCAGCAGACACAGGCGGCGGTCGCAGCACTGCTGCCCGCCTTTTCGCAAGGGTTGCAACGCAACACCGCCGATCCCTACGGGCTCGGCGCCTTCATGACGGCAATGGCAAGCGGCCAGCACGCCAAATATTTCGAGGACGCGACCCGCGCCTTCTCGCCGCAAGGCGTCGACGAAGGCAACGGCATTCTCGGGCACCTGTTCGGCTCGAAGGACCTGTCGCGCGCCGTGGCCAGCCAGGCGGCGCAAGCAAGCGGCGTCAGCCAGCAGGTCCTGCAGCAGATGCTGCCGGCGATAGCCTCGATGGTGATGGGCGGGCTGTTCAAGCAGACGACAGGTCAGATGCACGCCGCCGGCGGCTTCGGCGGCGGCAACAATCCACTGGGCGAAATCATCGAGCAGATGATGCGGCAAGGCGGCATGCAGGCGCCTGCTCCACAACAGCGCCAGGCGCCGCCTCAGAGCCCGATGGACAACCCGCTCGGCAAGGTCTTGCAGGACATGTTCGGCGGTGGCTCGCCGCAGCCGCAAAGCCAGCCGCAGCCATCCCCCAATCCCTATGGCGACAATCCGTTGGGCAAGGTGCTGCAGGACATGTTTGGTGGCGGTGCGCCGCAGCCGCAAGGCCAGGCTCAACCACAGCCGCAACAGACGCAAAGCCCGTATGGAGACAACCCGCTGGGGAAGATCTTCGAAGAGATGCTTCGTGGCGGCGGCGGCTTCGGCATGCCTGGTGGTCAGCCGGCGCCGCAGCCTCAGGCACCGCGGCAGCCACAGGCCCCGCAGCCACAGGCCCCGCAGCCGCAGACCAATCCGAGCGGCCGGCCGAGGAATCCGTTCGACGATATTTTCGGCAAGATGTTCGAGACCGGCGCCCAGCAGCGTGACGAATACCAGAAGGGCGTGGAAACGATCTTCGATCAGTTCAAGCGCGACATGGACCGGCGGTAG
- a CDS encoding DUF1127 domain-containing protein: protein MTTIDFATETSRITSRPAVAMRVANTVSNFYRAWKNRRAFYRLGEMSDAELADIGLTRADLHVAIDVPFGRDPTVILRQIASDRVETIEDLARQVA from the coding sequence ATGACCACGATCGATTTCGCCACCGAGACCTCGCGCATCACCTCGCGTCCGGCCGTTGCGATGCGCGTGGCCAACACCGTCTCCAATTTCTATCGCGCCTGGAAAAATCGCCGCGCCTTCTATCGCCTTGGCGAGATGTCGGACGCCGAACTCGCCGATATCGGCCTGACGCGCGCCGACCTGCATGTCGCCATCGACGTGCCCTTTGGCCGCGACCCGACGGTGATCTTGCGTCAGATTGCCAGCGATCGCGTGGAAACGATCGAGGATCTCGCCCGCCAAGTGGCCTGA
- a CDS encoding LysR substrate-binding domain-containing protein, whose product MKAPLDLDQLQTFISIADTGSFTRAAEEVHRTQSAVSMQMRRLEERIGKPLFEKEGRTNRLTEEGDKLLSYARRLLYLNRETLAAFDDQRLEGTIRIGTPDDYADRFLPEIMARFTRSNPRVELTVICEPTPGLVEHIKRGNLDLALVTHNDVRGQSEVVRREPLLWVSSANHATHEQVTLPMAFGRPNCIWRRAAVDVLDQQKRDYRILFTSFSATVITAAVLSGLAVSVLPECALRPGMRVLGEADGFGALPDCRIGIMRGQTSRPEIVDALARHISESLDNISVPLGEETGTFDFAALAFAKMKRTRPNQILPGW is encoded by the coding sequence ATGAAAGCGCCGCTCGATCTCGATCAGTTGCAGACCTTCATCTCGATCGCCGATACCGGCAGCTTCACCCGCGCGGCGGAAGAGGTGCACCGCACCCAGTCGGCGGTGTCGATGCAGATGCGCCGGCTGGAGGAGCGGATCGGCAAGCCGCTGTTCGAGAAGGAGGGGCGCACCAACCGGCTGACCGAGGAAGGCGACAAGCTGCTGTCCTATGCGCGACGGCTGCTCTATCTCAACCGCGAGACGCTCGCCGCCTTCGACGATCAGCGGCTCGAAGGCACGATCCGCATCGGCACGCCTGATGACTATGCCGACCGTTTCCTGCCGGAGATCATGGCGCGATTCACCCGCTCCAACCCACGCGTCGAGCTTACGGTCATCTGCGAGCCGACGCCGGGACTGGTCGAGCACATCAAGCGCGGCAATCTCGACCTGGCGCTGGTGACGCACAATGACGTGCGCGGCCAGTCGGAAGTGGTGCGGCGCGAGCCGCTGCTGTGGGTCAGTTCGGCCAACCATGCGACGCATGAGCAGGTAACGCTGCCGATGGCCTTTGGCCGGCCGAACTGCATCTGGCGGCGGGCCGCCGTCGATGTGCTGGACCAGCAGAAGCGCGACTATCGCATCCTGTTCACCAGTTTCTCGGCGACCGTGATCACCGCAGCAGTGCTTTCGGGCCTGGCGGTCTCGGTGCTGCCGGAATGCGCGCTCCGACCCGGCATGCGGGTGCTGGGCGAAGCCGACGGCTTCGGCGCCCTGCCCGACTGCCGCATCGGCATCATGCGCGGCCAGACCTCGCGGCCGGAGATCGTCGATGCGCTCGCCCGCCACATCTCGGAGAGCCTGGACAACATCTCGGTGCCGCTGGGCGAGGAGACGGGAACATTCGACTTCGCAGCTCTCGCCTTCGCCAAGATGAAGCGGACCAGGCCGAACCAGATCCTGCCGGGTTGGTAG
- a CDS encoding bifunctional diguanylate cyclase/phosphodiesterase, producing the protein MSARAHRSPLTYQVTLTVLALAAFALVMVVGFGFYAAVQADRVSLERQKIFFANGLQDQIAAVEREQESVSVWDDSVTNAKSGNQAWMAENLSVWMYSYYGHNRVYVLDDASRPVHAMREGKVVSPDLYAEDETALRPTVEKLRGLIARPPDATGAGGPVKMVAEDLVALGGKPAILSIMPLVPSSDRVTQARGSEYLHVSVEFINDTVIGKIAEKYLLDGAHLLPLSQSVGSAAIPLMDSRGVILGYIGWDQERPGLTLIRKAGPALIAGMLLAAGALAFLLRRLRRTSLALQTSQADAQYLAFHDTLTGLPNRALFEDRLLRALLTTGRDTARMALLYLDIDRFKHVNDTLGHPAGDELVRQTAARLQRMVREIDTVARLGGDEFAIILVDIRDTRVAEDISERLLRKLQEPFRLMDDQVFVSASIGIALASGPKVDADDLLRKADIALYEAKKNGRGRYQVFAGDMDDLLLRKRKVENALRRALRGGTEIKLAYQPIFAADGRTIVGAEALIRWAHEIHGALPPQQFIAIAEERGMIGELGQWVLREACRFAADTQLPWVAVNVSPLQLRDAGFAGQVVSILAETGLSPARLQLEITESVLLENNDTTRMVLEALRRSGVGVVLDDFGTGYSSLNYLRRHVIDKLKIDRSFVRLLDEDSSSAAIVKALIDLAIALDVEVTAEGVETEEQKALLVGMGCHQMQGYLLAPPLEPAQLLLLPGLSPIQSRPASVRA; encoded by the coding sequence ATGAGCGCACGCGCACATCGTAGCCCATTGACGTATCAGGTCACGCTGACCGTGCTGGCGCTTGCCGCTTTTGCGCTGGTCATGGTCGTGGGCTTCGGTTTCTACGCCGCCGTGCAGGCTGACCGCGTTTCGCTCGAGCGCCAAAAGATATTCTTCGCCAACGGCTTGCAGGATCAGATCGCCGCCGTCGAGCGCGAGCAGGAAAGTGTCTCAGTCTGGGACGATTCCGTCACCAACGCCAAGTCGGGCAATCAGGCCTGGATGGCCGAGAACCTCAGCGTCTGGATGTATTCTTACTACGGTCACAACCGCGTCTACGTGCTGGATGACGCCAGCCGTCCAGTCCACGCCATGCGTGAGGGAAAGGTGGTGTCGCCGGACCTTTATGCCGAGGACGAAACCGCCTTGCGACCCACCGTCGAAAAGCTGCGCGGCCTGATCGCCAGACCGCCGGACGCGACCGGGGCCGGCGGCCCGGTCAAGATGGTTGCCGAAGATCTGGTGGCGCTCGGCGGCAAGCCGGCCATCCTCAGCATCATGCCGCTGGTGCCAAGTTCCGACCGCGTCACGCAGGCGCGGGGCAGCGAATATCTGCATGTCTCCGTGGAGTTCATCAACGACACCGTTATCGGCAAGATCGCTGAGAAGTACCTGCTCGATGGCGCCCACCTGCTGCCTCTGTCGCAATCGGTCGGCTCGGCTGCCATTCCGCTGATGGATTCGCGCGGTGTTATTCTCGGCTATATCGGCTGGGATCAGGAGCGACCCGGTCTGACACTGATACGCAAGGCCGGTCCGGCATTGATCGCCGGCATGCTGCTTGCCGCAGGTGCGTTGGCTTTTCTCTTGCGGCGCCTGCGACGGACATCGCTGGCGCTGCAGACAAGTCAGGCGGACGCACAGTATCTCGCTTTTCACGACACGCTGACGGGACTTCCAAACCGGGCCCTTTTTGAGGATCGGCTGCTGCGGGCCTTGCTTACGACCGGGCGCGATACGGCAAGGATGGCTCTGCTCTATCTCGACATCGATCGCTTCAAACACGTCAACGATACGCTCGGTCATCCCGCCGGCGATGAACTCGTGCGCCAGACAGCGGCCAGGCTTCAGAGGATGGTCCGCGAAATCGATACAGTGGCGCGCCTAGGCGGCGACGAGTTCGCGATCATCCTCGTCGATATTCGCGATACCAGGGTAGCCGAGGATATTTCAGAACGGCTGCTGCGGAAATTGCAGGAGCCTTTCCGGCTGATGGACGACCAGGTCTTCGTCAGCGCCAGCATCGGCATAGCCCTGGCGTCGGGTCCAAAGGTCGATGCCGACGATCTGCTGCGCAAGGCTGATATTGCGCTCTACGAGGCCAAGAAGAATGGCCGCGGCCGCTATCAGGTCTTCGCCGGTGACATGGACGACCTGTTGCTGCGCAAGCGCAAGGTCGAGAACGCGCTCCGCCGCGCCCTCCGTGGCGGGACCGAGATCAAGCTGGCCTATCAGCCGATTTTCGCCGCCGACGGCAGGACAATCGTCGGGGCCGAGGCGCTGATCCGCTGGGCGCATGAGATCCATGGCGCCTTGCCACCGCAACAGTTCATCGCCATTGCCGAGGAACGCGGCATGATCGGCGAGCTTGGCCAATGGGTGCTGCGCGAGGCCTGCCGCTTCGCAGCTGACACGCAATTGCCCTGGGTGGCCGTCAACGTCTCGCCGCTGCAGCTGCGCGACGCCGGTTTTGCCGGGCAGGTCGTGTCGATCCTCGCCGAGACCGGCTTGTCGCCGGCGCGATTGCAGCTCGAGATCACCGAAAGCGTCCTTCTGGAAAATAACGACACGACCAGGATGGTTCTGGAAGCCTTGCGCCGATCGGGCGTTGGCGTCGTGCTCGATGATTTCGGCACCGGCTATTCATCGTTGAATTATCTGCGCCGTCACGTCATCGACAAGCTCAAGATCGACCGTTCCTTTGTGCGCCTGCTCGACGAAGACTCCAGTTCCGCCGCGATCGTCAAGGCGTTGATCGACCTGGCGATAGCGCTCGATGTCGAGGTTACCGCGGAGGGCGTCGAGACCGAGGAGCAAAAGGCGCTGCTCGTCGGCATGGGCTGTCATCAGATGCAGGGTTACCTGCTCGCGCCTCCGCTCGAGCCCGCCCAGTTGCTGCTCTTACCGGGTCTATCGCCCATTCAGAGCAGGCCAGCGTCGGTCCGCGCGTAA
- the xseA gene encoding exodeoxyribonuclease VII large subunit: protein MSDAASESRTNATEYTVSEISGALKRTVEDVFGNVRVRGEISGYRGPHSSGHAYFALKDDRARLDAVVWKGTMSRLKFRPEEGMEVIATGKLTTYPGKSNYQIVIDNLEPAGAGALMALLEERKRRLQAEGLFEAGRKRRLPFMPGVIGVVTSPTGSVIRDIIHRIKDRFPLHVLVWPVRVQGETSGAEVTNAVTGFNALAWDGPIQRPDLLIVARGGGSLEDLWGFNDEALARAVAASGIPVISAVGHETDWTLIDLVADVRAPTPTGAAEIAVPVKADLEATLASLGARLKAAVLRNFERKRQAARAAARALPSPDQLLALPRRRLDEATSRLGRGLSVSVDRKRARLQGQRLTPATLSRRMNEARTLTGRDLARAQAAFFAIVRERRARFARTATRLSPAPIVRRQKLQGDALTALARRQDRVISLRLERLRGQLSQAERLLTTLSHKAVLARGFALVKDAEGAVIKQAADVASGMALSLEFADGTAEAVATSGAARPKPVARPATKTKEPGNQGSLF, encoded by the coding sequence ATGAGCGATGCCGCATCCGAATCACGCACCAACGCCACCGAATACACGGTGAGCGAGATTTCCGGCGCGCTGAAGCGCACGGTCGAAGACGTCTTCGGCAATGTGCGGGTGCGCGGTGAAATCTCCGGCTATCGCGGGCCGCATTCCTCCGGCCATGCCTATTTCGCGCTGAAGGATGACCGTGCCCGGCTCGATGCCGTGGTATGGAAAGGCACGATGAGCCGGCTGAAATTCCGTCCCGAGGAAGGGATGGAGGTGATCGCCACCGGCAAACTCACCACCTATCCCGGCAAGTCCAACTACCAGATCGTCATCGACAATCTGGAGCCCGCAGGTGCCGGAGCGCTGATGGCGCTGCTGGAAGAGCGCAAGCGCCGACTGCAGGCAGAAGGGCTGTTCGAGGCCGGCCGCAAACGCCGGCTGCCGTTCATGCCGGGCGTCATCGGCGTCGTCACCTCGCCGACAGGGTCGGTCATCCGCGACATCATCCACCGCATCAAGGACCGTTTTCCGCTGCATGTGCTGGTCTGGCCGGTGCGCGTGCAGGGCGAAACATCGGGTGCTGAAGTGACCAATGCCGTCACCGGCTTCAATGCGCTGGCTTGGGACGGCCCTATCCAGCGCCCCGATCTCTTGATCGTGGCGCGCGGCGGCGGCAGCCTCGAGGATTTGTGGGGCTTCAACGACGAGGCGCTGGCCCGCGCCGTTGCCGCCTCCGGCATTCCGGTGATTTCCGCCGTCGGCCACGAGACCGACTGGACGCTGATCGACCTTGTCGCGGATGTGCGGGCGCCGACCCCGACGGGCGCGGCTGAAATCGCCGTGCCGGTGAAGGCCGACCTCGAAGCGACGCTGGCCAGCCTCGGTGCGAGGCTCAAGGCAGCGGTGCTGCGCAATTTCGAACGCAAACGGCAGGCCGCCCGTGCGGCGGCGCGCGCGCTGCCCTCGCCCGATCAATTGCTGGCGCTGCCGCGGCGGCGGCTCGACGAGGCAACATCGAGGCTCGGCCGCGGCCTGTCCGTCAGCGTCGATCGCAAGCGGGCGCGTCTCCAGGGCCAAAGGCTGACGCCGGCCACGCTGTCGCGGCGCATGAACGAGGCGCGCACGCTGACCGGCCGCGACCTTGCCCGGGCGCAGGCGGCGTTTTTTGCCATCGTGCGCGAGCGGCGTGCACGCTTTGCGCGCACCGCGACGCGGCTCTCGCCTGCACCGATCGTACGCCGGCAGAAACTGCAAGGGGACGCGCTGACGGCGCTCGCAAGGCGGCAGGATCGGGTCATCTCGCTGCGGCTCGAGCGCCTGCGCGGCCAGTTGAGCCAGGCCGAACGCCTGCTGACCACGCTTTCGCACAAGGCCGTTCTGGCGCGCGGCTTTGCCCTGGTTAAGGATGCCGAAGGCGCCGTCATCAAGCAGGCGGCCGATGTGGCATCGGGGATGGCGCTTTCGCTAGAGTTCGCCGACGGCACAGCGGAAGCGGTGGCAACCAGCGGTGCCGCGCGGCCGAAGCCGGTTGCGAGGCCTGCGACCAAGACCAAGGAACCCGGCAACCAAGGCTCCCTATTCTGA
- a CDS encoding P1 family peptidase, which produces MTDSSHHLKTPSGKPRARSFGIGFDGTPGSLNAITDVPGVAVGYATLISGDGALVVGKGPVRTGVTAILPRPLAELATPVFAGIFSQNGNGELTGSHIIEETGAFNFPITITNTHSCGVSRDGTLRWMQRVLPAALDSGWGLPVAAETYDGFLNDINGHHLTFEHVAQALDDAVSGPIEEGSVGGGTGMITFGFKAGSGTASRIVGWQGRTYTVGAFVQSNFGKLRNFTLRGQRVEPALAESAIRDDARHAEKGSIIAVIATDAPFLPHQMKRLARRVPLGVAMTGGFGYHSSGDIFLAFSTANPAAALAPSGRIANATFIPDTDIDPFFDAVIQTVEESILNALVANDDITGRDGNFVPALPKAWLKEKFGLNEKSAEG; this is translated from the coding sequence ATGACCGATAGTTCGCATCACCTGAAAACGCCGTCAGGCAAACCGCGCGCCCGAAGCTTCGGCATCGGTTTTGACGGCACGCCGGGCTCGCTTAACGCCATCACAGATGTGCCCGGCGTTGCGGTCGGCTATGCGACGCTGATTTCGGGCGATGGCGCGCTGGTTGTCGGCAAGGGGCCGGTGCGCACCGGGGTCACCGCGATCCTGCCCAGGCCGCTTGCTGAGCTCGCCACGCCGGTCTTTGCCGGCATTTTCAGCCAGAACGGCAATGGCGAGCTTACCGGCTCGCACATCATCGAGGAAACCGGCGCTTTCAACTTCCCGATCACCATCACCAACACGCATTCCTGCGGTGTTTCGCGTGACGGCACGCTGCGCTGGATGCAACGCGTGTTGCCGGCCGCGCTCGACAGCGGCTGGGGCCTGCCGGTAGCGGCGGAGACCTATGACGGGTTCCTCAACGACATCAACGGCCACCATCTGACCTTTGAGCACGTGGCCCAGGCGCTCGATGATGCGGTCAGCGGACCAATCGAGGAAGGCAGCGTCGGCGGCGGCACCGGCATGATCACCTTCGGCTTCAAGGCCGGCTCGGGCACGGCGTCGCGTATCGTCGGGTGGCAGGGGCGCACCTACACGGTCGGCGCGTTCGTGCAGTCGAATTTCGGCAAGCTGCGCAATTTCACGCTTCGCGGCCAGCGCGTCGAGCCAGCGCTCGCCGAATCGGCGATCCGAGACGACGCGCGGCATGCGGAAAAAGGCTCGATCATTGCCGTCATCGCCACCGATGCGCCGTTCCTGCCGCATCAGATGAAGCGGCTGGCGCGCCGCGTGCCGCTCGGCGTCGCCATGACCGGCGGCTTCGGCTACCACAGCTCGGGCGATATCTTTCTGGCCTTCTCGACAGCCAATCCTGCCGCGGCGCTGGCGCCGTCGGGCCGGATCGCCAATGCCACCTTCATCCCGGACACCGACATCGATCCGTTTTTCGATGCGGTGATCCAGACGGTGGAGGAATCGATCCTCAACGCCCTGGTCGCCAATGACGACATCACCGGGCGCGACGGCAATTTCGTGCCGGCACTGCCGAAGGCATGGCTCAAAGAAAAGTTTGGGCTGAACGAGAAGTCGGCTGAGGGCTGA
- a CDS encoding DUF768 domain-containing protein has product MSEHAIEFLRGWIGEKVHCQSQARIDKQAETLAKECAAKAAEVGIHLEDIQEEVGDIKELIASRLEEAAEADQHQQASAKAAG; this is encoded by the coding sequence ATGAGCGAACACGCGATCGAGTTCTTGCGGGGATGGATCGGCGAAAAGGTCCATTGCCAGTCCCAGGCGAGGATCGACAAGCAGGCCGAGACATTGGCCAAGGAATGCGCTGCCAAGGCCGCCGAAGTCGGCATTCATCTGGAGGATATCCAGGAAGAAGTCGGCGACATCAAGGAACTGATTGCATCCCGGCTCGAGGAAGCCGCCGAGGCCGACCAGCATCAGCAGGCGTCCGCCAAAGCCGCGGGATAA